agtgttattaaaagtcttattgaaacagtCAGTGAAAGTTTAGGAAACTACAAAAGAAAACTCAAACTAACCTTTACATTTCATTATCAGATTGTTAAtgaaacctcccaggaaaactttcagggaaccatagtaaaaatgttctcagaacctccctgcaacctaaaaatgtacaTTCCCAGAACCCTCCCAAAAACATTCAGTTTTACCAGTCAGGAAAATTATGGCTTCATTctcagaaccaatgggaaacctaAAATGCACATTCCCACAACATagaaggaaccaaatgtgcttgCTGGGTAGCTTGGTACTGCATGAGTAGATGAATATAGAAATGTATCCCAGacagactccctctctctcttaagcATCTGCTCTAATTAGCACCTCCTCTATACCTACCAGGCGGTCTGACACATAACCGAGAGAAAACATGGCACGGTGAGCGCTTGTTTCTGTCGATATGGCATGGTGAATTGTTGGTGTGTTTGTGACCAGGTGAGTGGATGGAAGTACTGTACACacgaataacacacaaacaagacTGCAGAATAGCCTGAGACTTTACTTCCATTACAATGGTTACAATGCTGTTTTTCAGTCATTAACGATATATAGAGTACAAACATTTAGAAAGAAGCTACAAGGTGAGAAGAGAGGGACAAAAAATGTGGCAAGAGAATGTAATGCAATGATGGAGAAATACAGTGGGTCTTGACCTCGATCTTTGGCTATACAACAGACTACAATATGTGCCCTCTGAGTAACACAGAGATCCACACAGACTTGAGCCTTGAAGCAGCTCCATGCTGCCCCCATGAGAAAAGCTGTGAAAGTGGAAGAATCATGGAGTCAGTTTGGAGAGGGAGGGCAGGTTagaatgaaagagagatggaaaaTACAGCAGACCTAGGTATTTCTGGGAAAAGTTCATTTCTGGAACATACACTCGAACAAACACACCTACCCATCCAGACATGTGCTCATGGCTGATTGAGGGGTTGATGATTTGGGCTGGTTGGGGCTATTGGAGTTGTCTGACTGTGATGCCAGTGACGTGATGCCATAACATAGACACAACTAGATGACTCAACCCTCATGACAGTCACTTTCTTCATATTTACTTTCCCATCACTTAAAATACAGAGACACCAGGGAAGCAAGTTCAACTGTGCTACGTGAAAGTTATCACATTTATTACACCAATGAGATCATATACAATATTTACAACATTACTAACAAAATTACTAACACCTACTCCACAAACAAATTCAATCTTAAAGGAACATTTTACCCAAAACCCATGTTTTCATATATACATGTTTGACGCAGTCCCTCAAAAATGATGCATCAACATTGATGTTTTCCAGATGAGTCACTTGAACGGTAGTTGTAAAACCAACTGGGCTGTGGTAGTGGGGGCCGTCTCTAAAATGGGAAACAAGCGCATGAGCGGTTCTGCTGTGTCTTCGGTCCTCTTCCCCATCGTTAAGATTCCCGCCGCTTGGTTCCGTGACCCATGGAGTAGCTGACTCAACCGGCTCTGGAAGCGCCGTTCATCAGTTTCTTTCCGTTTACCGAGTGTGAGGATTCCAGCGGCTGCGTCATCAGTGAGGGGTCCCCTTGTCCCCGTCCCATTACCTGAGCGACAGAGCAGGACGTAAAGACGGCAGGAGTGGGATTTCTGTCTGCAACAGTTGGCAACCTCCTGAGCGTCACAGGCCAGATGAGAGACGAGTAGCAACAAGATGAGAACCTTGAGCTTCTGTCAGTAAAAGCAGATACAATATTTCAGTGTTAGAACgtcatgagagaaagagagagagagagagagacagagacagaaagagagagagagagattcaaaaaaatgttttatgtcacatgcaaagtacagtgaaatgcctttcttgcaaactcaaacataaacaaaggagagagtgagatagagagagacatgcaTAGGCCTATGTTAATATCATTTTATGGTTAATATGAAAAAATGAAAGCTAAAACGTACTCAGGAATATTAATTGAGATACAATCTCAGAAAGCTTTCAGCCATGTCTGCCAACAACCATCCGTTTTGGAACATTTTCTTCAGACAAGGTCTTGCTATTTTTGAAAGACGATGTAATTGCTTAATACCCTTAAAACCCATTACCCAAAACCCTATTCAATAGACTGAAATGAACTCAAACCCCTGAAAATGTCATGGCAGCGACTGACACGCTAAGTGCAAATAGTGGTGTTCCATCTCTATTCTAAAAACACTCCATGCAAATTGGGGAGCATTAGCGAGCGTTACCATTCATATTTAAATGCATCCAAAAACAATCCCTGATGTACTTTTCTGAACACCCCCTTACATGACCTTTGTCTGAGGCCCATAATAGCAGCTTAAATTATTCCACAGTAGAAACATCTGCAATAGAAAGCTGTGTTACATCGTCGATCCTACCTTGGTGGTTGAGCATGCTGTGTCCATCCCTGGGGCTGTAGTAAGATGCTTTGTGTTGAAACCCATGTTCTGCCAAAGGCTGTGGGGTCCACTTCTACTCTCACCTCTCTCTGAAGCCAGTCTCCTTTTATAAGGCCCTATGTCGTCTCATTTACACCCTCCATGGACGTCATTAAGATATCTTTAGTCCAGTCGACGGGGACATCAACAAAAAGACTGTCCATCAGTGCTCATTTTCTGTTTGACTCGTTTGCTCATTTGATTGGTCTATCAGAAGTCCTTATTAATGACTCTGATCCTGCCACAGACCATCTCTAGGATATTTCCCGGGTTTTGAATAAAGTAGTGGAATGCTATTATGTCAGGCCGGCGGTAAGCTTCGTTAGGACATAGCGCTGTGATTAGTGGTGACGGAGACATGGTTAATTAGCTGCAGCAATAGACATGGTCTCATCAAAGGTATGAGGGAACACAAAGAACCATCCCTGATAACCTTTAGAAGGTGACTGACTGAATGGTCTGTAATTAGAGGGTCACCTAACAGTCCTAATGAGGGCTAATGACCATTCTCTCTATTGTATTAAATATGACATGTGTCGCTCCGGGAAGACTGACACACCTAGAACAGTGTGTTTGTTGTTTTATCCCCCTAGCTATTGGTCATTGGTGGTATAGGCACCTtgttcccctttccctttccctatagggcggcaggtagcctagtggttagagcgttgggcagtgcttaatttgtaaatcgggAGGTCCCGGAACACATAGTGAGCGTGAGGGGGTGTTATCCAGGGGGCTCTGAGTTACCGGAACAcattgagagagaaaaagtgTCAAACGCAACATAGCAGCACAGCAGACAGGGTAAACAgccaagtagcctactatctatggtggtgaaatggacagcactctccaaggTGCTGATTAATTCACGTCACTGCAGACCCACCCACATACTTGAGTGTAGCGGCGAGGCTTGCACAAGTCCACGTTTTATGTAGCCTAGTTTTCTAGACATCAATGTACAGCAACATTTTTAAACGTCACTGCAGAACACCGGACATAAGCGTATGCACACATACTCAGCTGTAGGGCTGACAAGACCCGAATTTCATATAATTTTCAATGTAGCAGTAGAACAAATATCACAATATTGGAAAATAACTTCAAGTAAATTAAATCAATGTAGACTACAGCAGAACACACATAGAAGAATATATAGGCTTCCAGCCTATGTGATATGACACAGCAccatatgaccaaaagtatgtggacacctgctcgtcaaacatctcattccaaaatcatgggcattaatatggagttggtcccccctttgctgctataacagcctctcatctgggaaggctttccactagatgttgcaacattgctgctgggacttgcttccattcagccacaagagcatttgtgaggtcgggcactgatgttgtgcgattaggcctgactcgcagttggcgttccaattcatcccaaaatcatttctgtatggacctcgattTGTGAACAGGGTATTGTCACGCTGAAAATCATGAAAaagagccccagaccattattcctcctccaccaaactttacagttggcactatgcattggggcaagtagcgttctcctggcatctgccaatcccagatttgtccgtgggactgccagattgtgaagcTTGATTCATatctccagagaacgcgtttccactgctccagagtccaatggcggcgagcttcacactactccagccgatgcttggcattgcgcatggtgatcttaggcttgtgtgcggctgctcttgttcagacgttgcttccagaggcaatttggaactcggtagtgagtgttgcaaccgagtacAGAAAATGTTAACActctacacgcttcagcactcagcggtcccgttctgtgagcttgtgtggcctataactttgcggctgagccgttgttactcctagatgttttcacttcacaataacagcacttacagtggaccggggcagctctagcagggcaaaaatctgacgaactgacttgttggaaaggaggcATCCTATTACGGTGAAagtaactgagctcttcagtaaggccattctaccgccaatgtttgtctatggagattgcatggctgtgtgcttgattttagacacctgtcagcaacaggtgtggctgacaTAGCCAAATCCacgaatttgaaggggtgtccacatgcttttgtatatatagtgtatgagaATATATAGGCCTCTTGCCTATATGATCATatgacacacatacagtggggcaaaaaagtatttagtcagccaccaattgtgcaagttctcccacttaaaaagatgagagaggcctgtaattttcatcataggtacacttcaactatgacagacaaaattagatttttttctctccagaaaatcacattgtaggatttttaatgaatttatttgcaaattatggtggaaaataagtatttggtcacctacaaacaagcaagatttctggctctcacagacctgtaacttcttctttaagaggctcctctgtccttcactcgttacctgtgttaatggcacctgtttgaacttgttatcagtataaaagacacctgtccacaacctcaaactgtcacactccaaactccactatggccaagaccaaagagctgtcaaaggacaccagaaacaaaattgtagacttgcaccaggctggtaagactgaatctgcaataggtaagcagcttggtttgaagaaatcaactgtgggagcaattattaggaaatggaagacatacaagaccactgataatctccctcgatctggggctcgacgcaagatctcaccccgtggggtcaaaattatcacaagaacggtgagcaaaatcccagaaccacacagggggacctagtgaataacctgcagagagctgggaccaaagtaacaaagcctaccatcagtaacacactacgccgccagggactcaaatcatgcagtgccagacgtgtccccctgcttaagccagtacatgtccaggcccgtctgaagtttgctagagagcatttggatgatccagaagaagattgggagaatgtcatatggtcagatgaaaccaaaatataactttttggtaaaaactcaactcgtcgtgtttggaggacaaagaatgctgagttgcatccaaagaacaccatacctactgtgaagcatgggggtggaaacgtcatgctttggggctgtttttctgcaaagggaccaggacgatccgtgtaaaggaaagaatgaatggggccatgtatcgtgagattttgagtgaaaacctccttccatcagcaagggcattgaagatgaaacgtggctgggtctttcagcatgacaatgatcccaaacacaccgcccgggcaacgaaggagtggcttcggggttgagtctccagatctcaaccccatagaaaatctttggagggagttgaaagtccgtgttgcccagcaacagccccaaaacatcactactctagaggagatctgcatggaggaatgggccaaagtaccagcaacagtgtgtgaaaaccttgtgaagacttacagaaaacgtttgacctctgtcattgccaacaaagggtatataacaaagtattgagataaacttttgttattgaccaaatttcttattttccaccataatttttttgcaaataaattcattaaaaatcctacaatgtgattttctggattttttttcttctgattttgtctgtcatagttaaagtgtacctatcatgaaaattacaggcctctctcatctttttaagtgggagaacttgcacaattggtggctgactaaatacttttttgccccactgtattctgtctgtagtgtctatttgtatttattttgtgtgTTAACTATAACCTGGGTGTCTTCTTTAGACTTGTCTACGAGACTTGCTGCCACCAAATGTCCCTTGGTTCAGGCATGTTCAAAAACCTTTTTTTATGGCTTATTTACGTCTGAGGCAGAGGATGTTAATGTACATTCCACCCACTCTTTTGCTAGTTGAATCCCTCCAGTCGTTTCTAGACTCAGGCTACCTACGTTTTTGCATGTTGTACAGCCCAGCTTTGAATTTAGCATGACAAGCCAGAGTTATACGTTTGCTTCATCTTGAACTGCAAATTGCACCTTCTCCAAGCACTTCGCCTGTGTATGATGCACtgcaggcttccttattttccctctgtcaattaggttagcattgtggagtaactacaatgtcgatccatcatcagttttctcctaccacagccattaaactctgtaactgttttaaagtcaccattggccatGAACTGTTTCCTTCCTCACCGGCAACTGAGTACagcgatgaggtagtcataaaaaaataatgttaaacactattatggcacacagagtgagtcctgaactaatttaggcttgccatagcaaagggattgaatacttatttcagcttttcatttagaatacatttgtagaaatgtataaaaacataattccactttgacattatggggtattgtgtgtaggccagtgacacaaaatctcaatgtaatccattttaaattcaggctgtaacgcaggAAAATGTGAAAAgggtcaaggggtttgaatactgtCTGAATACACGGTGTAAAACAGGACAGATATAAGCATCCCCTATTTGACCTGGACCTATCGTACCTGACTTTGGCAAAAGGATGAATCCCTCATGCCCATTTCCCTCACAGACACTGTCACTCATAACATGTTCCCTCAGAATGTCTTCATGCAATTATATTCCCCATTCTTTTCCTGCAGAAGGAATCCTACATATTCATGTCAGGTAGGCTGCCAGCATGAAGACACTGACAAAGTGGAAGAATTGAAGAATAGGAGGCAGGACGAACAAAGCCAGTTTTAATGGGCCATTTTAAGGAGCTCATACAGAACCACACCACTTTGCAGTGAAACACAAGTCAGGTTATT
This sequence is a window from Oncorhynchus mykiss isolate Arlee chromosome 13, USDA_OmykA_1.1, whole genome shotgun sequence. Protein-coding genes within it:
- the LOC110486261 gene encoding orexin-like, which translates into the protein MGFNTKHLTTAPGMDTACSTTKKLKVLILLLLVSHLACDAQEVANCCRQKSHSCRLYVLLCRSGNGTGTRGPLTDDAAAGILTLGKRKETDERRFQSRLSQLLHGSRNQAAGILTMGKRTEDTAEPLMRLFPILETAPTTTAQLVLQLPFK